DNA from Candidatus Thermoplasmatota archaeon:
CGTTTTGCGATGATATCATAGCTTGTCCTAACATATATTTTGCTCATGATTCCCAGCACTCCAAAAAGGAACAATGAAAACCAGAACCAGTTGCTCGGATATATGCCATGTGATGTACCATTTCTATTTTTTGTGATACCGATAAAAAATCCATAACTACCTATTATGCTTGCTATTGAAATCACTAGCCCAATAAGTGCCATCAACCCCAGTATAAAAGAAACCAAATATCTATCAAATAT
Protein-coding regions in this window:
- a CDS encoding DUF996 domain-containing protein, with the translated sequence MSLAQAKTYGGIGAIISLISLFGFGFPIVGTAGLILILMAVKQISDELKEKKIFDRYLVSFILGLMALIGLVISIASIIGSYGFFIGITKNRNGTSHGIYPSNWFWFSLFLFGVLGIMSKIYVRTSYDIIAKRTNIDKFRKAGLFM